ACCCCCGCCTTCCCCACGGTGGCCGCGATCGCCGACGTCCTGGGCCTCTCCCTGGATGAAGTGTGGGCCGAAATCAACCAACCCGAACCCGGGACCGCCCGCCGCAGCGAGCGTGAACAGCTCGCGTCCTAGCCTTGGCGCTGTGGGCGTGCACGCACATGCATTCGTTCGCCCTGCTGGCCGAAAAGTGTGAGCAGCTCCACCGGGTCCTTGGTGGCGCTTGCGAACCAATGCGGCGTTCGCGTATCGAATTCGGCCACTTCGCCAGGCTTCAGCACAAAGTCGTTCCCGCCCAGGATCAGCCGCAGCCGGCCATTGAGGATGTACATCCAGTCGTAGCCCTCGTGTGACTGCGGCTCAGGAGTTTCCTTGCCGGTAGCGCCCCTGAGCACCATTTTGAATGCCTGGATGCCGCCGGGTCGTCGCGTCAAGGGAAGGGCTGTGCCCCAAGGGTGGACGTGGGGCTTGAGGTGGATGCGTGGATCGCCGATTTCCGGGGCGTCAATCAGCTCCTCCAGCGGGACCTGATGGAGTCGCGCCAAGGGCAGGAGGAGCTCCAGGGTCGGCTTACGCTGGCCCGACTCCAGCCTGGAGAGGGTGCTGACGGAGATGCCCGTGGCTTCCGAAGCTTCCGCGAGGGTCACATTGCGCTGCGTCCGCATCGCCCTCAGGCGGGGACCGACGGCGTCGAGCATGGGGCTGAAGTCTGTTGCCATGAATCCAGTTTGCCATAGTGGCAACCTTTCTTGCTGTTTACTGGCGATGTGCCAAACCATGGAAGAAGCGGCATGGGGCCGCTTCGATGACGTGGAGGCATAGTGGGTCAGCAAACAGTAAACGGCCGGATAGCCGAACAGTACGACGTCGTGGTGGTTGGTGGTGGCGCAGCTGGGTTAAGTGCGGCCGTCAGCTTGGGACGCGCCCTTCGCTCGGTCCTGGTGATCGACGCCGGCGAGCCCAGGAACGCGCCCGCGGAGGGCGTGCACAACTTCCTCTCCCGGGATGGAATCAGCCCCATGGAGTTGCAGGAATTGGGCCGCCGGGAGGCAATCCATTACGGGGCCGACGTCGTACGCGGGGAGGCCGTCGCGGCGCGTTCCACGGGGAAGCAGCGTACGACGCCGGAACCGGGCACCGTTGGGCCGCCCGCCTTTGAGGTGGACCTGGCGGACGGCCGCACCGTGGGTGCCCGCCGCCTGCTGGTCACCACCGGCGTGGTAGACATCCTGCCCGACGTGGAGGGGATCCGGGAGCGCTGGGGCAAGGACGTCCTGCATTGCCCGTACTGCCATGGGTGGGAAGTCAGGAACAAGGCAATCGGCATCCTGGGATCCGTGCCCATGGCCTTGCACCAAACACTGCTGTTCCGACAGTGGAGCCCCTCCATCACGCTCTTCCTCAAC
This Paenarthrobacter sp. GOM3 DNA region includes the following protein-coding sequences:
- a CDS encoding helix-turn-helix domain-containing protein; amino-acid sequence: MATDFSPMLDAVGPRLRAMRTQRNVTLAEASEATGISVSTLSRLESGQRKPTLELLLPLARLHQVPLEELIDAPEIGDPRIHLKPHVHPWGTALPLTRRPGGIQAFKMVLRGATGKETPEPQSHEGYDWMYILNGRLRLILGGNDFVLKPGEVAEFDTRTPHWFASATKDPVELLTLFGQQGERMHVRARPQRQG
- a CDS encoding NAD(P)/FAD-dependent oxidoreductase, whose amino-acid sequence is MGQQTVNGRIAEQYDVVVVGGGAAGLSAAVSLGRALRSVLVIDAGEPRNAPAEGVHNFLSRDGISPMELQELGRREAIHYGADVVRGEAVAARSTGKQRTTPEPGTVGPPAFEVDLADGRTVGARRLLVTTGVVDILPDVEGIRERWGKDVLHCPYCHGWEVRNKAIGILGSVPMALHQTLLFRQWSPSITLFLNDIVEPTEEQWEQLAARSITVVEGKVRSLEVADDALAGVVLQSGKVVPVDALVAGPRVEARSAILESLGIATVEHPMGVGRHVEVSQPGGATLAPGVWAAGNVTDLTGQVMASAASGGMAAAAINADLILEETTLAVEAARLAVRI